The proteins below come from a single Leifsonia sp. 1010 genomic window:
- a CDS encoding SGNH/GDSL hydrolase family protein, giving the protein MDRDTPPNSSARSPRRRRARRAWPVAAVLGLAAAAAVVPAQGAAATPGPGSYVALGDSYVAGQALDHLTGAYPECLQSVANYPRTAAWRAGLIANDQSCSGATIPDLFAAKGAIPAQTDALSASTQVVTLSIGGNDLGFSAILRSCLAASADGPLWSGEKSCRQKYTVGGVDTLNAKAAGVVAPAVGEAVTRIRAKAPNARVVVVGYPTLMPDAAHTPAGGCFSPLTSSKPALPFATTDLDYFHGVQSTLDTRTQAAVRAAGAEYVSLLADTAEHSVCSATPYIDGITLSGFTLSPTSMHPNLAGLGYQGRAVGAVLKAPRDFQGVTGALVSLGGTSADLQIHVPLATLHTTPDVAAEVNGSYVANVNGEHGWYVWFENREDTRVYHVTVTVKPGDTVRLRTATGAVQVLTLTPKA; this is encoded by the coding sequence ATGGATCGAGACACCCCTCCGAACAGCAGCGCACGATCGCCGAGACGGAGGCGAGCCCGGCGCGCCTGGCCCGTGGCCGCCGTCCTCGGCCTGGCCGCGGCCGCCGCCGTCGTCCCGGCGCAGGGGGCCGCCGCGACACCCGGTCCCGGCTCGTACGTGGCGCTCGGCGACTCGTACGTCGCGGGTCAGGCGCTGGACCACCTGACGGGCGCATACCCCGAGTGCCTCCAGTCGGTGGCGAACTACCCGCGAACGGCCGCATGGCGTGCCGGACTGATCGCCAACGACCAGAGCTGCTCCGGCGCGACGATCCCCGACCTCTTCGCCGCGAAGGGCGCCATCCCGGCGCAGACCGACGCGCTCAGCGCATCCACTCAGGTGGTCACCCTCTCGATCGGAGGCAACGACCTCGGGTTCTCGGCGATTCTGCGCTCGTGCCTGGCCGCCTCCGCGGACGGTCCGCTGTGGAGCGGCGAGAAGTCGTGCCGCCAGAAGTACACGGTCGGCGGAGTGGACACCCTCAATGCGAAGGCTGCCGGAGTCGTCGCCCCGGCGGTCGGCGAGGCGGTCACCCGCATCCGAGCGAAGGCGCCGAACGCCCGCGTGGTCGTGGTGGGCTACCCCACGCTCATGCCGGATGCCGCACACACACCCGCAGGAGGCTGCTTCTCGCCGCTGACCTCGAGCAAGCCGGCCTTGCCGTTCGCGACCACTGACTTGGACTACTTCCACGGCGTCCAGTCGACCCTCGACACCCGCACCCAGGCCGCGGTCCGCGCGGCGGGCGCCGAGTACGTCTCGCTGCTCGCCGACACCGCCGAGCACTCGGTCTGCAGCGCGACGCCGTACATCGACGGGATCACGCTCTCCGGCTTCACGCTTTCGCCGACCTCGATGCACCCGAACCTGGCCGGCCTCGGCTACCAGGGCCGGGCCGTCGGCGCTGTGCTGAAGGCGCCGCGCGACTTCCAGGGTGTGACCGGCGCGCTGGTCTCCCTCGGTGGGACCTCCGCCGATCTGCAGATCCACGTGCCGCTGGCCACCCTGCACACCACGCCGGATGTCGCGGCCGAGGTGAACGGGTCGTACGTCGCGAACGTCAACGGCGAGCACGGCTGGTACGTCTGGTTCGAGAACCGTGAGGACACCCGGGTGTACCACGTGACCGTCACGGTCAAGCCGGGCGACACCGTGCGGTTGCGGACGGCGACCGGCGCGGTGCAGGTGCTGACCCTGACGCCGAAGGCGTAG
- the pheA gene encoding prephenate dehydratase, protein MSSAPDSAPAELPASLDDVYSFLGPSGTFTEAALKQVPEARGKQWRAVNNLGEALADVVEGRSVAAMIAIENSIEGGVSVAQDALATIPGLRIIGEYLVPVNFVLVARPGTTLADVHTVNAHPVAYAQCHQWLDRHLPDHGHLPASSNVAAAASLFEGSAADAAVAPPGIVDHHDVVVLADNIGDNPNAVTRFVLVSTTRSVPEPTGADKTSLIAELPDDRPGSLLDLLEQFSTRGINLSLIESRPIGDALGRYRFVIDADGHIKDERVADALLGLRRFSPSVMFLGSYPRADGQRVEFDQRYRDDVFTEAREWLASLTDEERPAGAQDGASA, encoded by the coding sequence ATGTCCTCCGCCCCCGACAGCGCCCCCGCGGAGCTGCCCGCCTCCCTCGACGACGTGTACAGCTTCCTCGGACCGTCGGGCACGTTCACGGAGGCGGCCCTCAAGCAGGTGCCCGAGGCGCGCGGCAAGCAGTGGCGGGCGGTCAACAACCTCGGTGAGGCGCTGGCCGACGTCGTGGAGGGTCGCAGCGTCGCCGCGATGATCGCGATCGAGAACTCGATCGAGGGCGGGGTGTCGGTGGCGCAGGATGCGCTGGCCACCATCCCGGGCCTGCGCATCATCGGCGAGTACCTCGTACCGGTGAACTTCGTGCTGGTCGCCCGCCCGGGTACGACCCTCGCCGACGTGCACACCGTGAACGCGCATCCCGTCGCCTACGCGCAGTGCCACCAGTGGCTCGACCGGCACCTCCCCGACCACGGACACCTGCCGGCCTCGAGCAATGTCGCCGCTGCCGCATCGCTCTTCGAAGGCAGCGCGGCGGATGCGGCGGTCGCGCCGCCCGGGATCGTCGACCACCACGACGTCGTCGTCCTCGCCGACAACATCGGCGACAACCCGAACGCCGTCACCCGCTTCGTGCTCGTCAGCACCACGCGCAGCGTGCCGGAGCCGACCGGCGCCGACAAGACCAGCCTCATCGCCGAGCTTCCCGACGACCGCCCCGGCAGCCTCCTCGACCTCCTCGAGCAGTTCTCCACCCGGGGGATCAACCTGAGCCTCATCGAGTCGCGCCCGATCGGCGACGCGCTCGGCCGGTACCGGTTCGTCATCGACGCCGACGGGCACATCAAGGACGAGCGCGTCGCCGATGCGCTGCTCGGTCTCCGCCGGTTCAGCCCGTCCGTCATGTTCCTCGGCTCGTACCCACGGGCAGACGGACAGAGGGTGGAGTTCGACCAGCGCTATCGCGACGACGTCTTCACCGAGGCGCGCGAGTGGCTGGCCTCGCTCACCGACGAGGAGCGGCCGGCAGGCGCGCAGGACGGCGCGTCGGCGTAG
- the pgm gene encoding phosphoglucomutase (alpha-D-glucose-1,6-bisphosphate-dependent), translating into MDERAGTPAQPSDLIDVDALRRAYYELKPDVSIPEQRVVFGTSGHRGSSLNTAFNEDHIAATTQAIVEYRNSQGITGPLFLGADTHLLSEFATTTALAVLVGNEVRVLVDEFDDWVPTPALSHAIIRYNRGRHDDQADGIVVTPSHNPPSDGGFKYNPPHGGPADTDATSWIAKRANEIIANGMTEVRMAEPSGVETYDFRGHYVDDLENIIDVKAIRDSGIRIGADPLGGASVNYWQAIAERYDLDLTVVNPGVDPTWSFMTLDWDGKIRMDPSSASAMASVVARRADFDILTGNDADADRHGIVTPDGGLMNPNHYLAVAIDYLFRTRTEWRKDAAVGKTLVSSSIIDRVAESLGRRLWEVPVGFKWFVPGLIDGTVGFGGEESAGASFLRFDGTAWTTDKDGILLALLASEIRAVTGKSPSQLYRELTERFGDPVYQRVDAPATPEQKAALSKLDGDAIAATELAGKPITAKLSRAPGNDAPLGGVKVQTESAWFAARPSGTENVYKIYAESFVGEDDLREVQDEAKRIVGDALGA; encoded by the coding sequence ATGGACGAACGAGCCGGCACCCCCGCCCAGCCTTCCGACCTGATCGACGTCGACGCCCTGCGGCGCGCGTACTACGAGCTGAAGCCGGATGTGAGCATCCCGGAACAGCGCGTGGTGTTCGGCACGTCGGGCCACCGCGGCTCGTCGCTGAACACGGCGTTCAACGAGGACCACATCGCCGCCACCACGCAGGCGATCGTCGAGTACCGCAACAGCCAGGGCATCACCGGCCCGCTGTTCCTCGGGGCGGACACGCACCTGCTGAGCGAGTTCGCGACGACCACCGCCCTCGCCGTGCTCGTCGGCAACGAGGTCCGCGTGCTGGTCGACGAGTTCGACGACTGGGTGCCGACGCCCGCGCTGTCGCACGCCATCATCCGCTACAACCGCGGCCGCCATGACGACCAGGCCGACGGCATCGTCGTCACCCCGAGCCACAACCCGCCGTCGGACGGCGGCTTCAAGTACAACCCGCCGCACGGCGGACCGGCCGACACCGACGCGACCAGCTGGATCGCGAAGCGCGCCAACGAGATCATCGCGAACGGGATGACCGAGGTGCGGATGGCGGAGCCGTCGGGCGTCGAGACCTACGACTTCCGCGGCCACTACGTCGACGACCTCGAGAACATCATCGACGTGAAGGCGATCCGCGACAGCGGCATCCGCATCGGCGCCGACCCGCTGGGCGGCGCGAGCGTGAACTACTGGCAGGCGATCGCCGAGCGCTACGACCTCGACCTGACCGTCGTGAACCCGGGCGTCGACCCGACATGGAGCTTCATGACGCTCGACTGGGACGGCAAGATCCGGATGGACCCGTCCAGCGCGTCCGCGATGGCCTCGGTGGTTGCCCGCCGCGCCGACTTCGACATCCTCACCGGCAACGACGCGGACGCGGACCGGCACGGCATCGTCACGCCCGACGGCGGTCTGATGAACCCGAACCACTACCTCGCGGTCGCGATCGACTATCTGTTCCGCACGCGCACGGAGTGGCGGAAGGACGCCGCGGTCGGCAAGACCCTGGTCTCGTCGTCGATCATCGACCGGGTGGCGGAGTCGCTGGGCCGGCGGCTGTGGGAGGTTCCGGTCGGGTTCAAGTGGTTCGTCCCCGGCCTCATCGACGGGACGGTCGGATTCGGCGGCGAGGAGAGCGCGGGCGCCTCCTTCCTCCGCTTCGACGGGACGGCGTGGACGACGGACAAGGACGGCATCCTGCTGGCCCTCCTCGCGAGCGAGATCCGCGCGGTGACGGGCAAGTCGCCCTCCCAGCTGTACCGGGAGCTGACCGAACGCTTCGGCGACCCGGTGTACCAGCGTGTGGATGCTCCCGCCACGCCGGAGCAGAAGGCCGCGCTCTCGAAGCTCGACGGCGACGCCATCGCCGCCACCGAGCTCGCGGGCAAGCCCATCACCGCGAAGCTGAGCCGCGCGCCGGGCAACGACGCGCCCCTCGGCGGCGTGAAGGTGCAGACGGAGTCGGCGTGGTTCGCCGCGCGTCCCTCCGGCACCGAGAACGTGTACAAGATCTACGCCGAGTCGTTCGTGGGCGAGGACGACCTGCGCGAGGTGCAGGACGAGGCGAAGCGGATCGTCGGGGACGCGCTCGGCGCCTGA
- a CDS encoding M15 family metallopeptidase → MTLGGARERRVGMRRAAVIGGALVAMLVLSGCVPGSVAAAGATHRPTPHRSAPSPRPPRPTPTLPPTPTPVAFDKTAQSTDDPASPWVVVNKARGLNPVDYAPADLIYPDVPNLNDQPMRQETAAAVVAMFQAAKSEAGLSLSIQSAYRSFDSQTRVYADDVARNGQAYADTDTARPGHSEHQTGLAVDISAVPAHCSLDACFGETEQGRWLAANAWRFGFILRYPVDKVAVTGFTYEPWHFRYVGVLLSTQLHTTGVTTLEEFFGLPGGETYPG, encoded by the coding sequence GTGACTCTGGGGGGTGCCCGCGAACGGCGGGTGGGGATGAGGCGCGCCGCTGTCATCGGCGGCGCACTCGTGGCGATGCTGGTGCTGTCGGGATGCGTCCCCGGCTCGGTCGCCGCGGCCGGCGCGACGCATCGTCCGACACCCCACCGCTCCGCCCCGTCGCCGCGGCCGCCGCGCCCGACGCCGACTCTTCCGCCGACGCCGACCCCGGTCGCTTTCGACAAGACGGCCCAGTCGACCGACGACCCGGCCAGTCCCTGGGTCGTGGTCAACAAGGCGCGCGGCCTGAACCCGGTGGACTACGCCCCCGCCGACCTCATCTATCCGGATGTCCCGAACCTCAACGACCAGCCGATGCGGCAGGAGACCGCCGCCGCTGTCGTGGCCATGTTCCAGGCGGCGAAGTCGGAGGCGGGCCTGAGCCTCTCCATCCAGAGCGCCTATCGCTCCTTCGACTCGCAGACGCGCGTGTACGCCGACGACGTCGCCCGCAACGGTCAGGCCTACGCCGACACGGACACCGCGCGCCCGGGGCACAGTGAGCACCAGACGGGCCTGGCCGTCGACATCAGTGCCGTCCCCGCGCACTGCTCTCTCGACGCCTGCTTCGGCGAGACCGAGCAGGGCCGCTGGCTGGCGGCGAACGCCTGGCGCTTCGGATTCATCCTCCGCTATCCGGTCGACAAGGTCGCCGTCACGGGATTCACGTACGAGCCGTGGCACTTCCGCTACGTCGGAGTGCTCCTCTCCACGCAGCTGCACACCACGGGCGTCACCACTCTCGAGGAGTTCTTCGGGCTCCCGGGCGGCGAGACCTACCCCGGCTGA
- a CDS encoding DUF1287 domain-containing protein has protein sequence MRSLSRPRRILAAAAVAASAALVFTACAGEPSPVTKAVAQAAAPTPSPSATVVSSVQPAAGSVSGGTVTLTGSNLEKVAAVQVGGQPATVTQATDDKVVVTVPAAANFQAGSVPITVTDKSGKPVTTTTATYDYQVQTPVDKQLAYALTYWKNYNTAEYGDLNPVGGDCANFVSQTLIARGWQMNGDWYNHDAAADWSPAWGYVPAMDNYFRENAAKLGLTEYSFDQRDKIKVGDIVMFDWNDNNSLDHVQIVSAVQNVNGQIKIKMVGHNEDSDYRDLDEAITVDHPGGIGHFWSLSK, from the coding sequence ATGAGATCTCTCAGCCGTCCCCGCCGGATCCTCGCCGCAGCCGCTGTCGCCGCCTCCGCGGCGCTCGTCTTCACGGCGTGCGCCGGTGAGCCGTCGCCCGTGACCAAGGCCGTCGCCCAGGCCGCCGCGCCCACGCCATCCCCGTCCGCGACCGTCGTGTCGTCGGTCCAGCCCGCCGCGGGCAGCGTTTCTGGCGGAACCGTCACCCTGACCGGCTCCAACCTCGAGAAGGTCGCCGCGGTCCAGGTGGGTGGCCAGCCGGCCACCGTCACCCAGGCGACCGACGACAAGGTCGTCGTCACCGTGCCCGCCGCCGCCAACTTCCAGGCGGGCAGCGTGCCCATCACGGTCACCGACAAGAGCGGGAAGCCCGTGACCACCACGACCGCCACGTACGACTACCAGGTGCAGACGCCGGTCGACAAGCAGCTCGCCTACGCGCTCACCTACTGGAAGAACTACAACACCGCCGAGTACGGCGACCTGAACCCCGTCGGCGGCGACTGCGCGAACTTCGTCAGCCAGACCCTCATCGCCCGCGGCTGGCAGATGAACGGCGACTGGTACAACCATGACGCCGCGGCCGACTGGAGCCCGGCCTGGGGATACGTGCCGGCCATGGACAACTACTTCCGCGAGAACGCCGCGAAGCTCGGTCTCACCGAGTACTCGTTCGACCAGCGCGACAAGATCAAGGTCGGCGACATCGTGATGTTCGACTGGAACGACAACAACTCGCTCGACCACGTGCAGATCGTCTCCGCCGTGCAGAACGTGAACGGCCAGATCAAGATCAAGATGGTGGGCCACAACGAGGACAGCGACTACCGCGACCTCGACGAGGCCATCACGGTCGACCACCCGGGTGGCATCGGCCACTTCTGGAGCCTCTCCAAGTAG
- a CDS encoding MDR family MFS transporter has product MSSQTSAATAAPKPIMSHREILLVIFGLMAGMFLSALDQTIVGTAIRTIGDDLHGLSEQAWVTTGYLIVSTISTPIYGKLSDIFGRRPLFVIAIVIFIIGSILASFSTSMVELAAFRAIQGLGAGGLMSMPLAIMGDMLAPRERAKYQGYFLAVFGISSLIGPLIGGLFAGADQILWITGWRWVFLINVPIGLAALAMVLRFLHLPKRERGSARIDWWGAAGVIVALVPLLLVAEQGRTWGWDSPASIACYVIGVIGVIAFILIEIAMKDDALIPIKLFRSSTFSMATIIGVFVGFGMFGAMLTLPLYLQLVLGSTPTESGLQLLPMILGLMVSSIVSGQIIARTGRYRQFPIIGTAMLAGGFFYLTFIKADDSYWFIAGAMLLIGLGLGQLMQTLTIASQNSVGLRDMGVATSASTFFRQIGGTLGTAVLLSLLFTVFPTNIKTALTDTPTLTSALDAALTPSVASAPENKQIMDQIYNKIVDPIEKQAQAQAHQAGVQQAVAQGVPQAVAEQQVPAEPIDFSNADQRNQVVDAVVPTVADKLKTTNSGSSSADVNDTSFLNDADPRLAKPFLVAFNASAVTVYWVAMIVVLIAFVLSLFFKTPPLRAKSALQEAADDAADAADAQAEKDRALTPAGVLASAAEDDDAEQYDTGIIANRAAAEFGALIEPGADTASTRAQRPRPAVD; this is encoded by the coding sequence ATGTCCAGTCAGACCAGCGCGGCGACAGCCGCCCCCAAACCGATCATGTCGCATCGCGAGATCCTTCTCGTGATCTTCGGCCTCATGGCCGGCATGTTCCTCTCCGCCCTCGACCAGACGATCGTCGGTACGGCGATCCGCACCATCGGCGACGACCTGCACGGACTCAGCGAGCAGGCGTGGGTCACCACCGGCTACCTGATCGTGTCGACGATCTCCACCCCGATCTACGGCAAGCTCTCCGACATCTTCGGCCGCCGGCCGCTGTTCGTGATCGCCATCGTGATCTTCATCATCGGATCGATCCTCGCGTCGTTCTCGACGTCGATGGTCGAGCTCGCGGCCTTCCGTGCCATCCAGGGCCTCGGCGCCGGTGGCCTCATGTCGATGCCGCTCGCGATCATGGGCGACATGCTCGCTCCGCGGGAGCGGGCGAAGTACCAGGGCTACTTCCTCGCCGTCTTCGGCATCTCCAGCCTCATCGGCCCGCTGATCGGCGGACTCTTCGCCGGCGCGGACCAGATCCTCTGGATCACCGGATGGCGCTGGGTCTTCCTCATCAACGTGCCGATCGGCCTCGCCGCACTGGCGATGGTGCTGCGCTTCCTGCACCTGCCCAAGCGGGAACGCGGGTCCGCCCGCATCGACTGGTGGGGTGCGGCCGGCGTGATCGTCGCGCTCGTCCCGCTGCTGCTGGTGGCCGAGCAGGGCCGCACGTGGGGTTGGGACAGCCCGGCCTCCATCGCCTGCTACGTGATCGGCGTCATCGGCGTCATCGCCTTCATCCTCATCGAGATCGCGATGAAGGACGACGCGCTCATCCCGATCAAGCTGTTCCGCTCGAGCACCTTCTCGATGGCGACCATCATCGGCGTCTTCGTGGGCTTCGGGATGTTCGGCGCCATGCTGACCCTGCCGCTGTACCTCCAGCTGGTGCTCGGCTCGACTCCGACGGAGTCCGGTCTGCAGCTGCTGCCGATGATCCTCGGCCTGATGGTGTCGTCGATCGTCTCCGGCCAGATCATCGCGCGCACCGGCCGCTACCGGCAGTTCCCGATCATCGGCACCGCGATGCTCGCCGGCGGGTTCTTCTACCTGACCTTCATCAAGGCGGACGACTCGTACTGGTTCATCGCGGGCGCCATGCTGCTGATCGGCCTGGGCCTCGGCCAGCTGATGCAGACGCTGACCATCGCCAGCCAGAACTCGGTCGGCCTGCGGGACATGGGTGTCGCGACCAGCGCATCCACGTTCTTCCGGCAGATCGGTGGAACGCTCGGCACGGCCGTTCTGCTGTCACTGCTGTTCACGGTGTTCCCGACGAACATCAAGACGGCCCTGACCGACACCCCGACGCTGACCAGCGCCCTGGATGCCGCGCTCACCCCCTCGGTCGCCAGCGCGCCCGAGAACAAGCAGATCATGGACCAGATCTACAACAAGATCGTCGACCCGATCGAGAAGCAGGCGCAGGCCCAGGCGCACCAGGCCGGCGTCCAGCAGGCGGTCGCCCAGGGCGTGCCGCAGGCCGTCGCCGAGCAGCAGGTGCCGGCCGAGCCGATCGACTTCTCGAACGCCGATCAGCGCAACCAGGTCGTCGACGCCGTCGTGCCGACGGTCGCCGACAAGCTCAAGACGACGAACAGCGGCTCGAGCAGCGCTGACGTCAACGACACGTCGTTCTTGAACGACGCCGATCCGCGCCTTGCTAAGCCGTTCCTCGTGGCCTTCAACGCGTCGGCGGTGACGGTCTACTGGGTCGCGATGATCGTGGTGCTGATCGCCTTCGTGCTGTCGCTGTTCTTCAAGACCCCGCCGCTGCGCGCGAAGTCGGCTCTTCAGGAGGCGGCGGACGACGCGGCCGATGCGGCGGACGCGCAGGCAGAGAAGGATCGGGCGCTCACCCCGGCGGGCGTGCTCGCCTCCGCGGCCGAGGACGACGACGCCGAGCAGTACGACACCGGCATCATCGCCAATCGCGCCGCTGCCGAATTCGGTGCGCTGATCGAGCCGGGCGCGGACACCGCATCGACTCGGGCGCAGCGCCCGCGGCCCGCGGTCGACTAG
- a CDS encoding ABC transporter substrate-binding protein — protein MKLSRRTRIAAAVAGAASFALIAAGCSSSGGSGSSSDPVTLTVTTFGTMGFDKLYSQYEKEHPNVKIKATNIDTGDNALTDWQTKQAAGSGLPDVQAVEEGWLSKVMQVSDQFNDLKDYGANDIKDRWVDWKLKQATDKSGRIIGYGTDIGPEGLCYNGKLFAAAGLPSDRESVAKLFGGDNATWDDFFKVGEQYHAATGKPWYDQSGFIWNAMVNQQEEGYYTKDGKLNIEDNSDLKALWSKLAAGAAAGLSSNQTQWDWGKGKAFTDGSFATFVCPGWMLGVVQGQVKAGGGDATSGWDFANVFPGGAANWGGSFLTVPKQSKHPKEAAALAAWLTTAKSQVQTFQAAGTFPSVTAAQTDAGVTGENDLTKFFNNAPIGQILGERAKGVVAQYKGPDDSVIQSQVFGPSVQELDSKKANGDQAWSNAMKLLNQLVVNK, from the coding sequence GTGAAGCTTTCACGACGCACCAGGATCGCCGCGGCCGTCGCCGGCGCAGCATCCTTCGCCCTCATCGCAGCCGGATGCTCATCGAGCGGAGGCAGCGGATCGAGCTCGGACCCCGTCACGCTGACCGTCACCACGTTCGGCACGATGGGTTTCGACAAGCTCTACTCGCAGTACGAGAAGGAGCACCCGAACGTCAAGATCAAGGCCACCAACATCGACACCGGTGACAACGCGCTCACCGACTGGCAGACCAAGCAGGCGGCCGGAAGCGGCCTCCCCGACGTCCAGGCCGTCGAAGAGGGCTGGCTCAGCAAGGTCATGCAGGTCTCCGACCAGTTCAACGACCTGAAGGACTACGGCGCGAACGACATCAAGGACCGCTGGGTCGACTGGAAGCTGAAGCAGGCCACCGACAAGAGCGGCCGGATCATCGGCTACGGCACAGACATCGGACCGGAGGGCCTCTGCTACAACGGCAAGCTCTTCGCCGCGGCCGGCCTCCCCAGCGACCGCGAGTCCGTCGCCAAGCTCTTCGGCGGCGACAACGCCACCTGGGACGACTTCTTCAAGGTCGGCGAGCAGTACCACGCCGCCACCGGCAAGCCCTGGTACGACCAGTCCGGCTTCATCTGGAACGCCATGGTGAACCAGCAGGAGGAGGGCTACTACACCAAGGACGGCAAGCTCAACATCGAGGACAACAGCGACCTCAAGGCGCTGTGGTCGAAGCTCGCGGCCGGCGCCGCTGCCGGACTGTCCTCCAACCAGACCCAGTGGGACTGGGGCAAGGGCAAGGCCTTCACCGACGGCTCCTTCGCCACGTTCGTCTGCCCCGGCTGGATGCTGGGCGTCGTGCAGGGCCAGGTCAAGGCCGGCGGCGGGGATGCCACCAGCGGGTGGGACTTCGCCAACGTGTTCCCGGGCGGCGCGGCCAACTGGGGCGGATCGTTCCTGACCGTCCCGAAGCAGTCGAAGCACCCGAAGGAGGCCGCGGCCCTCGCTGCCTGGCTGACCACCGCCAAGTCGCAGGTCCAGACCTTCCAGGCCGCGGGCACCTTCCCGTCGGTGACCGCCGCCCAGACCGACGCGGGTGTCACCGGTGAGAACGACCTGACGAAGTTCTTCAACAACGCGCCCATCGGCCAGATCCTGGGCGAGCGTGCCAAGGGCGTCGTCGCCCAGTACAAGGGACCGGACGACTCCGTCATCCAGTCGCAGGTCTTCGGGCCGTCCGTCCAGGAGCTCGACTCCAAGAAGGCGAACGGCGACCAGGCGTGGAGCAACGCCATGAAGTTGCTCAACCAGCTGGTCGTCAACAAGTAA
- a CDS encoding sugar ABC transporter permease, which translates to MTTTAPTARDDAAGAAPAASPRRGRAPRADLSFRQRLNRFDVKASPYFYIAPFFILFGLVGLFPLVYTFVVSLNNWNLLTGPGEWVGFKNYAAELSDPFFWNSLFNTISIFLLSAIPQLVAAVFIAAILDQNIRAKTFWRMSVLLPYVVTPVAVTLIFSSAFDEKYGLINNMLQAIGLDPVMWKTQTFPSHVAIASMVNWRWTGYNALILLAAMQAVPRDIHESAALDGAGSFRRFFSITLPSIRPTMIFVIITATIGGLQIFTEPKLFNPSSAVPGGPQRQYQTTVLYLWDMAFNRQNFGKASAIAWLLFLLIVVFGVLNFLISRRIASTESRLGKKRTAKRLQASRILAAASEEKNL; encoded by the coding sequence ATGACCACCACCGCACCCACCGCCCGGGACGACGCCGCAGGCGCCGCCCCCGCCGCATCGCCGCGGCGCGGCCGCGCACCGCGCGCCGACCTCAGCTTCCGACAGCGCCTCAACCGCTTCGACGTCAAGGCGTCGCCCTACTTCTACATCGCGCCCTTCTTCATCCTCTTCGGGCTGGTCGGGCTCTTCCCGCTCGTCTACACGTTCGTCGTCTCGCTCAACAACTGGAACCTGCTCACCGGGCCCGGCGAGTGGGTCGGCTTTAAGAACTACGCAGCGGAGCTCAGCGACCCGTTCTTCTGGAACTCGCTGTTCAACACGATCAGCATCTTCCTGCTCTCCGCCATCCCGCAGCTGGTCGCCGCCGTGTTCATCGCCGCGATCCTCGACCAGAACATCCGCGCCAAGACCTTCTGGCGGATGAGCGTCTTGCTCCCCTACGTCGTCACCCCGGTCGCGGTGACCCTCATCTTCTCGAGCGCGTTCGACGAGAAGTACGGCCTCATCAACAACATGCTGCAGGCCATCGGCCTCGACCCGGTGATGTGGAAGACCCAGACCTTCCCGTCGCACGTCGCCATCGCCTCCATGGTGAACTGGCGCTGGACGGGCTACAACGCGCTCATCCTGCTGGCCGCCATGCAGGCGGTCCCCCGCGACATCCACGAGTCGGCCGCCCTCGACGGCGCCGGATCGTTCCGCCGCTTCTTCTCGATCACGCTGCCGAGCATCCGCCCGACGATGATCTTCGTCATCATCACGGCCACCATCGGCGGCCTGCAGATCTTCACGGAGCCGAAGCTGTTCAACCCGTCGAGTGCGGTGCCCGGAGGCCCGCAGCGGCAGTACCAGACCACCGTGCTCTACCTGTGGGATATGGCGTTCAACCGTCAGAACTTCGGAAAGGCCTCGGCCATCGCGTGGCTGCTGTTCCTCCTGATCGTCGTGTTCGGCGTGCTCAACTTCCTGATCTCGCGCCGCATCGCCTCGACCGAGAGCCGGCTCGGTAAGAAACGGACCGCGAAACGACTGCAGGCCTCGCGCATCCTGGCCGCAGCGAGCGAGGAGAAGAACCTGTGA